From a single Microbacterium murale genomic region:
- a CDS encoding ABC transporter permease: MVSPPGVGLDVGGVTRKLRDRGNSRGLRGFKRSWRRHWQLYLLILIPIAYFVIFKYVPMANAIIAFKDYNVIDGVWGSDWAGIKHFERFFNNPMFWPVLRNTFLLSAYVVLASFPIPIILALALNEVRLRFFKNTVQMVTYAPYFISTVVVVSMTILFLSPRLGIAGHVTQFFGLGSIDFLSDPDFFRHIYVFSDIWQTMGYSAVIYLAALAGIDPTLYEAARVDGASRWQKILNVDLPGIMPTAMIVLVLGVGNVMAIGFEKAYLLQNSLNISQSEIIATYTYKVGLLSADFSQAAAIGLFNGVINLVLLLGVNAIVKRLTGNGLW; the protein is encoded by the coding sequence ATGGTGAGCCCGCCGGGCGTCGGCCTGGACGTCGGCGGTGTCACCCGCAAACTCCGCGACCGGGGCAACTCCCGCGGATTGCGCGGTTTCAAGCGCAGCTGGCGTCGGCATTGGCAGCTCTATCTGCTGATCCTGATTCCGATCGCCTACTTCGTCATCTTCAAGTACGTGCCGATGGCGAATGCCATCATTGCTTTCAAAGATTACAACGTTATAGACGGCGTCTGGGGAAGCGACTGGGCTGGGATCAAGCACTTCGAGCGCTTCTTCAACAATCCGATGTTCTGGCCGGTGCTGCGCAACACCTTCCTGCTCTCGGCCTACGTCGTCCTGGCAAGCTTCCCGATCCCGATCATCCTCGCGCTCGCGCTGAACGAAGTTCGCTTGCGGTTCTTCAAGAACACCGTGCAGATGGTCACATACGCGCCCTACTTCATCTCGACGGTCGTGGTCGTATCGATGACCATCCTCTTCCTCTCGCCGCGGTTGGGCATCGCCGGACACGTGACGCAGTTCTTCGGCCTGGGATCCATCGACTTTCTGAGCGATCCGGACTTCTTCCGGCACATCTACGTCTTCAGTGACATCTGGCAGACGATGGGATACTCGGCCGTCATCTACCTGGCCGCGCTCGCGGGGATCGATCCCACTCTGTACGAAGCCGCGCGAGTCGACGGCGCGAGCCGCTGGCAGAAGATCCTCAACGTCGATCTGCCGGGCATCATGCCCACCGCGATGATCGTCCTCGTCCTCGGGGTCGGAAACGTCATGGCGATCGGCTTCGAGAAGGCATACCTGCTGCAGAACAGTCTCAACATCTCGCAGTCCGAGATCATCGCGACATACACCTACAAGGTCGGCTTGCTCAGCGCCGACTTCAGCCAGGCGGCGGCGATCGGACTGTTCAACGGAGTCATCAACCTCGTGCTGCTGCTCGGAGTGAACGCGATCGTGAAACGACTGACGGGAAACGGACTGTGGTGA
- a CDS encoding alpha-galactosidase: protein MDQHTITWRPGAIELDISSSADEPPMVQRFTRSGDESASDPASALPIAEVHLGGEGSGILSSERLMGSAVGRRLRFVDHREWHEAGMAHLEVTAQDPVTRVSVISRWSAWPDLPVVRCETEIVAGSKAVELRAVSSVALGGISSPGAHWWLDYEVGFAHNTWFREMVWQRRTPAELGLDDSGLDQWGITGSRASFAIGQRGSWSTGGHLPMGVLRARDQSRSVLWQVEHNGAWRWELGDQGGALYLVASGPTDQSSAWMRRLAPGERFRSVPTTLVLAVDDDELFGSLTRARRRVRRPHPDNEALPVIVNDYMNALMGDPTSENMPPFIDAARRAGAEIYCMDSGWYTDGATWWNDLGSWEPSLRRFPDGLQAMTSRMRAAGMVPGLWLEPEVVSVSSPVADTLPLEAFFQRDGQRVIESGRLQLDFRHPAALAHIDGAVERLIVDLGLGYLKFDYNMDVTQGTDVDADSPGDGQFGHQRVLLDWVRNLMDRHPGLVIESCASGGQRMDAATLAVHPIQSTSDNQDPLFTAAIAASAPTAVTPEQGAVWAYPDPSWSDERIAFSLANTLLGRVHLGGRLDLLSPPQMELVREGLAAYRETRDRLTTALPFWPLGLPGWHDPVVALGMRDDERELLTVWRRSGPTTVRVPLAAHAGREIEVEIVFPKGLPTRATWDGPAGELVIELPDEPAARTLSLRRI from the coding sequence GTGGACCAACACACCATCACCTGGCGACCCGGCGCGATCGAGCTCGATATCTCGTCATCGGCTGATGAGCCGCCGATGGTCCAGCGGTTCACGCGCTCCGGCGACGAGAGCGCCTCCGACCCGGCATCCGCTCTGCCGATCGCCGAGGTCCACCTCGGCGGCGAGGGCTCGGGCATCCTGTCGTCGGAACGCCTCATGGGCAGCGCCGTGGGGCGCAGACTGCGCTTCGTCGACCACCGGGAATGGCACGAGGCCGGGATGGCGCATCTCGAGGTGACCGCGCAGGACCCCGTGACGCGCGTCAGCGTGATCTCACGGTGGTCCGCTTGGCCGGACCTGCCCGTCGTCCGATGCGAGACCGAGATCGTCGCAGGCTCGAAGGCCGTCGAGCTCCGCGCGGTCTCGTCCGTCGCGCTCGGCGGTATCTCGTCACCGGGAGCGCACTGGTGGCTCGACTACGAGGTCGGGTTCGCGCACAACACGTGGTTCCGTGAGATGGTCTGGCAGCGTCGCACCCCGGCTGAACTCGGACTCGACGACTCAGGGCTGGACCAGTGGGGCATCACCGGCTCCCGCGCGTCGTTCGCCATCGGGCAGCGCGGAAGCTGGTCGACCGGCGGTCACCTGCCGATGGGCGTCCTGCGAGCGCGGGATCAGTCACGATCTGTGCTGTGGCAGGTCGAGCACAACGGAGCCTGGCGCTGGGAGCTCGGAGACCAAGGCGGCGCGCTGTACCTCGTGGCGAGCGGACCGACCGACCAGAGCTCGGCATGGATGCGCCGCCTCGCGCCCGGAGAGCGGTTCCGCTCCGTTCCGACGACCCTCGTCCTCGCAGTTGATGACGACGAGCTGTTCGGCTCCCTCACCCGCGCGCGGCGCCGCGTACGTCGTCCGCACCCGGACAACGAGGCGCTGCCGGTGATCGTGAACGACTACATGAACGCCCTCATGGGCGATCCCACGAGCGAGAACATGCCGCCGTTCATCGACGCCGCGCGGCGCGCGGGCGCGGAGATCTACTGCATGGACTCGGGCTGGTACACCGACGGGGCGACGTGGTGGAACGATCTCGGCTCGTGGGAGCCATCGCTGCGCCGATTCCCCGACGGCCTGCAGGCGATGACGAGTCGGATGCGTGCGGCCGGCATGGTGCCGGGGCTGTGGCTCGAGCCTGAGGTCGTCTCGGTCTCGAGCCCCGTCGCCGACACTCTGCCGCTGGAGGCCTTCTTCCAGCGGGACGGGCAGCGGGTCATCGAGTCCGGTCGGCTGCAGCTGGACTTCCGGCATCCGGCCGCTCTCGCCCACATCGACGGCGCGGTCGAGCGACTCATCGTGGACCTGGGTCTCGGCTACCTGAAGTTCGACTACAACATGGACGTCACGCAGGGCACCGACGTGGATGCCGACAGTCCCGGTGACGGGCAGTTCGGTCACCAGCGCGTGCTGCTTGACTGGGTGCGGAACCTCATGGACCGGCATCCCGGACTCGTCATCGAGAGCTGCGCGAGCGGCGGACAGCGGATGGATGCTGCAACCCTCGCGGTGCACCCCATCCAGTCGACGAGCGACAACCAGGACCCGCTGTTCACCGCGGCGATCGCCGCGTCCGCGCCCACCGCCGTCACTCCCGAACAGGGGGCCGTGTGGGCCTACCCCGACCCGTCGTGGTCCGACGAGCGGATCGCGTTCTCGCTCGCGAACACGCTGCTGGGGCGCGTGCACCTCGGCGGTCGGCTTGATCTTCTCTCGCCGCCGCAGATGGAGCTGGTCCGGGAGGGGCTCGCCGCGTACCGAGAGACGCGTGACCGACTCACGACGGCTCTGCCGTTCTGGCCCCTGGGCCTGCCCGGCTGGCACGACCCCGTCGTCGCCCTCGGCATGCGAGACGACGAGCGTGAACTGCTCACCGTCTGGCGCCGATCGGGGCCCACCACCGTCCGGGTCCCGCTCGCGGCTCACGCCGGACGTGAGATCGAGGTGGAGATCGTGTTCCCGAAGGGCCTTCCGACGCGGGCGACCTGGGATGGCCCTGCCGGCGAGCTCGTGATCGAGCTGCCGGACGAGCCCGCGGCGCGCACGCTTAGCCTACGGCGCATATAG
- a CDS encoding ThuA domain-containing protein, with product MVTEALTVLIWNEYIHETRDENVIRIYPDGMHHTIGAALTRLLPGVNVRTATLPEPEHGLTEEALAGTDVLLWWGHAAHDAVEDTVVERVKQHVLGGMGLIVLHSGHWSKVFTSLLGTTATLQWRSAGDRELVWTIAPSHPIAEGVPNPIVIAEQEMYGEPFDIPVPEEIVFISSFSGGEVFRSGVTFTRGRGRIFYFSPGDQDYPVYHHPDVQRVIANAARWASPRSRERRVPSLRGPVAPVV from the coding sequence ATGGTCACTGAAGCCCTCACAGTCCTCATCTGGAACGAGTACATTCACGAGACTCGCGATGAGAACGTCATACGAATCTACCCTGACGGCATGCACCACACGATCGGAGCAGCGCTGACGCGCCTGCTTCCCGGGGTCAACGTACGCACGGCCACCCTCCCGGAGCCGGAGCACGGACTCACCGAGGAGGCGCTCGCAGGGACGGACGTGCTGCTGTGGTGGGGTCATGCCGCGCATGACGCCGTCGAGGACACTGTCGTCGAGCGGGTGAAGCAGCACGTGCTCGGTGGGATGGGGCTGATCGTGCTGCACTCCGGTCACTGGTCGAAGGTCTTCACAAGCCTGCTCGGGACGACCGCGACGCTGCAGTGGCGGAGCGCGGGCGACCGCGAACTGGTCTGGACGATCGCGCCCTCGCATCCGATCGCGGAAGGTGTTCCGAATCCCATAGTCATCGCGGAACAAGAGATGTACGGCGAGCCTTTCGACATCCCTGTGCCCGAGGAGATCGTGTTCATCAGCTCATTCAGCGGCGGCGAGGTCTTCCGCTCGGGTGTGACCTTCACGCGCGGGCGCGGGCGGATCTTCTACTTCAGCCCTGGCGACCAGGACTATCCGGTCTACCATCACCCCGACGTGCAGCGCGTGATTGCGAATGCCGCCCGATGGGCTTCGCCCCGCTCACGCGAACGTCGAGTGCCGTCACTCCGCGGCCCCGTGGCTCCCGTCGTCTAG
- a CDS encoding FadR/GntR family transcriptional regulator, giving the protein MAAETEDFPTGSLSRSDHVIDHVKRMIASGELRAGDRLPIEKELAAQLGVSRGSLREAVRSLATLGVLETRQGDGTYVTQLDASSLLRHLEFWAGLQEANQSVDLLAVRRVLETESAGLAAVRLTEDEFEELEKILAEIDAGLITGELEPESFIDADAAFHHRIAVASGNAALSALIDSLMTRTLRGRLWRAITERDSLGEAHADHRAILAALRTRDAERARIRMAAHLLGVEVFAADHPVKDDVPPAHQSPGGHETTSTSSASDSNQ; this is encoded by the coding sequence GTGGCAGCTGAGACAGAAGACTTTCCGACGGGTTCGCTTTCGAGATCGGATCACGTCATCGACCATGTGAAGCGGATGATCGCCTCGGGTGAGCTGCGAGCGGGGGACCGACTCCCAATCGAGAAGGAACTCGCCGCGCAGCTGGGGGTCTCCCGTGGCTCGCTTCGTGAAGCCGTGCGCTCGCTGGCCACGCTCGGTGTGCTCGAGACGAGACAGGGCGATGGCACGTATGTGACGCAGCTCGACGCGAGCTCGCTCCTGCGGCACCTCGAGTTCTGGGCGGGGCTGCAGGAGGCCAACCAGTCGGTCGACCTCCTCGCGGTCCGTCGCGTGCTCGAGACCGAGTCGGCAGGTCTGGCCGCGGTACGGCTCACTGAGGACGAGTTCGAGGAACTGGAGAAGATCCTCGCCGAAATCGATGCCGGACTGATCACGGGTGAACTCGAGCCGGAGTCCTTCATCGATGCTGATGCCGCGTTTCACCACCGGATCGCAGTCGCGAGCGGCAACGCGGCCCTGTCGGCGCTGATCGACAGCCTCATGACACGCACATTGCGCGGGCGCCTCTGGCGCGCGATCACGGAACGGGACTCCCTCGGTGAGGCGCACGCCGATCACCGGGCCATTCTGGCTGCCCTTCGCACGCGCGATGCCGAGCGTGCACGCATCCGTATGGCCGCGCATCTGCTGGGCGTCGAAGTCTTCGCAGCCGACCACCCCGTGAAGGACGACGTGCCTCCAGCGCATCAGAGCCCAGGCGGTCACGAGACGACGAGCACCTCTTCGGCCTCCGACTCCAACCAGTAG
- a CDS encoding carbohydrate ABC transporter permease: MLKEAPDKASKKSRLSKSRNDFRPTRIKEPVVDRWFMAGVYILLTTFLLVVLLPLIYIVASSFSDPLAVSSGQVTFWPIDFTLEGYQRALSDSSILTGFGNSLFYTIVGTAISLVLTVAIAYPLSRQDFWGRRGITVFVVFTMLFAGGIIPMYLVVQNLGLLDTRWAIILPQAVGVWQVIIAVAFFRSSIPDELYEAAQLDGASDLRFLFSTVLPLSKPLLAVIALMYAIFQWNSYFDALLYLRDPDLFPLQLVLRNVLILNQAAPGLDAAAAMERQQLADLMKYSLIVISTVPVMLVYPFVARFFNKGILIGAVKG, from the coding sequence ATGCTGAAAGAAGCCCCCGACAAGGCCAGCAAGAAGTCCCGACTCTCGAAGTCGCGTAACGACTTCAGGCCGACGCGCATCAAGGAGCCTGTGGTCGACCGGTGGTTCATGGCCGGCGTGTACATCCTGCTCACCACTTTCCTGCTCGTGGTGCTGCTGCCGCTCATCTACATCGTCGCCAGCTCCTTCAGCGATCCGCTCGCGGTGTCGTCGGGCCAGGTCACGTTCTGGCCGATCGACTTCACCCTTGAGGGGTACCAGCGCGCGCTCAGCGACAGCTCGATCCTCACCGGATTCGGCAACTCGCTGTTCTACACCATCGTGGGTACCGCGATCAGCCTCGTGCTCACGGTCGCGATCGCCTATCCCCTGTCCCGACAGGATTTCTGGGGTCGCCGCGGCATCACGGTTTTCGTGGTGTTCACGATGCTCTTCGCCGGCGGCATCATCCCGATGTACCTCGTCGTCCAGAACCTCGGTCTCCTCGACACCCGATGGGCGATCATTCTCCCGCAGGCGGTCGGCGTCTGGCAGGTGATCATCGCCGTCGCGTTCTTCCGGTCATCGATCCCCGACGAACTGTATGAGGCGGCCCAGCTGGATGGCGCGAGTGATCTGCGCTTCCTCTTCTCGACCGTCCTGCCGCTGTCCAAGCCGCTGCTCGCGGTGATCGCACTCATGTACGCCATTTTCCAGTGGAACTCTTATTTCGACGCGTTGCTCTACCTGCGCGACCCGGATCTCTTCCCGCTCCAACTGGTGCTCCGCAACGTGCTGATCCTCAACCAGGCCGCCCCCGGTCTGGACGCGGCCGCCGCCATGGAGCGGCAGCAGCTCGCCGACCTGATGAAGTACTCGCTCATCGTCATCTCGACGGTGCCAGTGATGCTCGTCTACCCGTTCGTCGCCCGCTTCTTCAACAAGGGCATTCTGATCGGAGCGGTCAAGGGGTGA
- a CDS encoding glycoside hydrolase family 2 TIM barrel-domain containing protein, translating into MTNTPEWNDPAVYEWGTEPAHASLMPYETHEQAMRADRLGSPYRLSLDGEWKFRWSENPGSRKLDFTDDRVDDADWDTIPVPSSWQLHGYDFPIGTNTVLPWTGANGNGEQPDPHGDYPHAPTSYNPVGQYRTTFELPEEWAPRRTFLRFDGVESAYYVWINGEKIGYREDSYTPGEFEITAHLRPGRNLIAVEVYRWCTGSYLENQDSVRLSGIFRSVSLISRSPVLIRDFTVRTELDDAFADAVLDISADIRDYSGESAGLEYNVRGRLFDGIEVSAAEVWVEAARVQLAGVGVDSTVALAAPVRQPRLWSAEHPELYTLVLELCDETGAVVERISTRVGFRRVEIADGVLLLNGQPLSIRGVNRHEWNPRTGRTLSSADMIADIRLMKQSNINAVRTSHYPNDPRWYEYADAYGLYIFDEANNETHINSVDAAGKPNIPGDRPELRDPLLWRMKNVVDRDKNHACVIAWSIGNESGVGSNLRAMYDWAKEHDPTRPVSYQDPTGSGSIIVPTELSDFDGDFYPPVSQLITRAQRDPRPYLLIEYAFGQGNTSGYLDEYWAAIREHPGLVLGGFLWDWADKGLWWPMPGTPGAEFIAYGGDWGDDPNEESAHMSGLALADLTPTAKLAEAKLAYQPVTVTAPALPTPTITISNEHLFTGLEGHTLEWSLTEDGIPLQEGTVPGAELAIGPGESSEITLPLVIPESPRPEAEYRLDISLTLAEVTPWTERGHVVARAQFDVPVATPDATRVAAEDLSPVHVVDDAGSIRVSGDRFEAVVSRDTGRLTSLRYDERELLASDLMPNFWRTPNDPELAIPDIRVKRPEPSQPWRGVGEEWAVDDIEVRPMPGAARITVRGTVTTKVPFRPNDEITTSPQSIVYTIHGNGQVDVLSRLAPVTGTPNPQVIGTTLGLRKEFDTIHWYGRGPLESTADRRSSAFFGRYSGTVTEQVTRYSRPQDSGNKADTRWVAVVDHDGTGVLFVAGGSMFFNAQPNSPDELADRRHWHEVAPSNRTVVRVDAAQEGMQGGNWDVMTRPDRYSNTPAKGPYQHLYRMLPLRAGDDPAEAAREFVETELSYSPAVAPQPSPESSVSV; encoded by the coding sequence ATGACGAACACACCGGAGTGGAACGACCCTGCCGTCTACGAATGGGGGACCGAGCCTGCTCATGCCTCGCTCATGCCATACGAGACGCACGAGCAGGCCATGCGCGCTGATCGGCTCGGCTCGCCGTATCGCTTGAGCCTCGATGGCGAGTGGAAGTTCCGCTGGTCGGAGAACCCGGGGTCGAGGAAGCTCGACTTCACTGATGACCGTGTCGACGACGCGGATTGGGACACGATCCCGGTGCCTTCCTCATGGCAGCTGCACGGATACGACTTCCCCATCGGGACGAACACCGTCCTGCCGTGGACCGGGGCCAACGGCAACGGCGAGCAGCCCGATCCGCACGGCGACTACCCGCACGCCCCGACCTCGTACAACCCTGTCGGTCAGTACCGCACGACCTTCGAACTTCCGGAGGAATGGGCGCCGCGTCGCACCTTCCTTCGGTTCGACGGTGTGGAATCCGCCTACTACGTATGGATCAACGGCGAGAAGATCGGGTACCGCGAAGACAGCTACACGCCCGGCGAATTCGAGATCACCGCCCATCTCCGTCCGGGACGCAACCTGATCGCGGTGGAGGTCTATCGGTGGTGCACCGGTTCCTACCTGGAGAATCAGGACAGCGTGCGGCTCTCCGGCATCTTCCGCAGCGTCTCTCTGATCTCCCGATCTCCGGTGCTGATCCGCGACTTCACTGTCCGCACCGAGCTGGACGATGCATTCGCCGACGCCGTGCTCGACATCTCCGCGGACATCCGCGACTACTCCGGTGAAAGCGCCGGGCTCGAATACAACGTCCGGGGGCGGCTCTTCGACGGCATCGAGGTGTCGGCGGCCGAAGTATGGGTAGAGGCCGCCCGCGTACAGCTCGCTGGTGTCGGGGTCGATTCCACCGTGGCTCTGGCGGCGCCGGTTCGGCAGCCGCGTCTGTGGTCGGCCGAGCACCCTGAGCTCTACACACTGGTCCTCGAACTTTGCGACGAGACCGGGGCGGTCGTCGAGCGCATCTCCACACGCGTCGGCTTCCGGCGGGTCGAGATCGCTGACGGTGTGCTTCTCCTCAACGGGCAGCCGCTGTCGATCAGAGGTGTCAACCGTCACGAGTGGAACCCGCGGACCGGACGCACGCTCTCCAGCGCGGATATGATCGCCGACATCCGGCTCATGAAACAGTCCAACATCAACGCCGTACGCACCTCGCATTACCCGAACGATCCCCGTTGGTACGAATATGCCGACGCGTACGGGCTGTACATCTTCGACGAAGCCAACAACGAGACCCACATCAACAGCGTCGACGCAGCAGGCAAGCCCAACATCCCCGGTGACCGTCCGGAACTACGGGACCCGCTGCTGTGGCGGATGAAGAATGTGGTCGATCGTGACAAGAATCACGCGTGCGTCATCGCCTGGTCGATCGGCAATGAGTCCGGCGTCGGATCCAACCTCCGAGCCATGTACGACTGGGCCAAAGAGCACGACCCGACCCGCCCGGTCAGCTACCAAGACCCCACTGGCTCAGGGTCGATCATCGTCCCGACGGAGCTCTCCGACTTCGACGGCGACTTCTACCCGCCCGTCTCCCAACTGATCACCCGAGCACAGCGCGACCCCAGGCCGTATTTACTGATCGAATACGCATTCGGCCAGGGGAACACGTCCGGCTACCTCGACGAGTACTGGGCCGCCATTCGGGAGCATCCGGGGCTGGTGCTCGGCGGTTTCCTCTGGGATTGGGCCGACAAAGGGTTGTGGTGGCCGATGCCGGGGACTCCCGGGGCGGAGTTCATCGCTTACGGCGGTGATTGGGGCGACGACCCGAATGAGGAGAGCGCGCATATGAGCGGGCTGGCGCTCGCCGATCTCACGCCCACGGCGAAGCTCGCGGAAGCGAAGCTCGCATACCAGCCGGTCACCGTCACCGCCCCCGCTTTGCCGACCCCGACCATCACGATCTCCAACGAGCACCTGTTCACGGGCCTTGAGGGGCACACGCTCGAATGGTCGTTGACCGAGGACGGAATTCCGCTTCAGGAGGGAACCGTTCCAGGTGCGGAGCTGGCCATCGGGCCAGGCGAGAGCTCCGAGATCACGCTTCCGCTCGTGATTCCCGAGAGCCCGCGCCCCGAGGCGGAGTACCGGCTGGACATCTCGCTCACTCTCGCAGAGGTCACCCCTTGGACCGAGCGCGGGCACGTCGTCGCCCGCGCACAGTTCGACGTCCCGGTTGCGACTCCTGATGCGACCCGCGTCGCCGCCGAAGATCTTTCGCCCGTCCACGTGGTCGATGACGCCGGCTCGATCCGCGTCAGCGGCGACCGGTTCGAAGCTGTGGTCTCCCGAGACACAGGACGTCTCACGTCGCTGCGCTACGACGAGCGGGAGCTGCTCGCGAGCGACCTGATGCCGAACTTCTGGCGGACGCCGAACGACCCGGAGCTGGCAATCCCCGACATTCGAGTCAAGCGTCCGGAGCCGTCGCAGCCGTGGCGCGGCGTCGGCGAGGAATGGGCCGTCGACGATATCGAGGTGAGGCCGATGCCGGGGGCGGCACGGATCACCGTCCGCGGCACCGTCACCACGAAAGTGCCCTTCCGTCCGAACGATGAGATCACCACTTCACCGCAGTCGATCGTCTACACGATCCACGGCAACGGACAGGTCGACGTCTTGTCGAGACTCGCGCCGGTGACGGGCACGCCTAATCCACAGGTGATCGGCACCACGCTCGGACTCCGCAAGGAGTTCGACACCATTCACTGGTACGGCCGCGGACCGCTCGAGTCGACTGCCGACCGACGCTCCTCCGCATTCTTCGGGCGGTACTCCGGCACCGTCACGGAGCAGGTCACCCGCTACAGCCGCCCTCAGGACTCCGGGAACAAGGCGGACACCCGCTGGGTGGCGGTCGTGGACCATGACGGCACCGGTGTGCTGTTCGTCGCCGGCGGGAGCATGTTCTTCAACGCCCAACCCAACAGTCCGGATGAGCTCGCGGACCGCCGGCACTGGCACGAGGTTGCTCCGTCGAACCGTACCGTGGTGCGTGTCGATGCTGCGCAGGAAGGTATGCAGGGCGGCAATTGGGATGTCATGACGCGCCCCGACAGGTACAGCAACACGCCCGCCAAGGGCCCGTATCAGCATCTCTACCGGATGCTGCCGCTCCGCGCAGGGGATGACCCCGCAGAGGCGGCCAGGGAGTTCGTAGAGACCGAGCTGTCCTATTCGCCCGCTGTCGCCCCGCAGCCGAGCCCGGAAAGCAGCGTGTCGGTGTGA
- a CDS encoding enolase C-terminal domain-like protein — translation MAIITGVRVHDIRFPTSLEADGSDAMNKDGDYSAAYVILETDGDLRGHGFTFTIGRGNDLCTEAARQRAQPLIGRDVDALLDDLGGIYRELASDSQLRWLGPEKGVVHLAMAAVMNALWDMAARRAGVPLWRLLVEMTPEQLVDAADLRYLSDALTRQEALDLLRASAPLRQQRIAELASRGGYPCYTTSAGWLGYSDDKLRTLLQEAVDDGYRHFKLKVGADLEEDRRRLRVAREIVGWDAEIMIDANQVWDVPQAIDWIKELAEFRPLWIEEPTSPDDVLGHAAIRRAVSPIGVASGEHGMNRVLFKQMFQAEAIDFCQLDSARLASVNEILSVYLMAHKFGVPVCPHAGGVGLCELVQHLSIFDFVAVSGSLDKRLTEYVDHLHEHFTDPAVVAGGHYVLPSKPGYSAELHEESIQRYEFPTGSYWLESEAEEVLVVS, via the coding sequence ATGGCGATCATCACCGGGGTGCGCGTGCACGACATACGCTTCCCCACCTCGCTTGAGGCCGACGGCTCCGATGCGATGAACAAGGACGGCGACTACTCCGCCGCCTACGTCATCCTGGAGACCGACGGCGACCTGCGCGGCCACGGCTTCACCTTCACGATCGGGCGCGGGAACGACCTGTGCACCGAGGCAGCCCGGCAGCGCGCCCAGCCACTGATCGGCCGCGATGTCGACGCACTCCTCGACGACCTCGGCGGGATATACCGCGAGCTCGCATCCGACTCGCAGCTGCGCTGGCTGGGTCCGGAGAAGGGCGTCGTCCATCTTGCGATGGCGGCGGTGATGAACGCCCTCTGGGACATGGCCGCCCGGCGTGCCGGGGTGCCGTTGTGGCGGCTCCTCGTCGAGATGACCCCGGAACAGCTCGTGGATGCCGCGGATCTGAGGTATCTGTCGGACGCCTTGACCCGACAAGAGGCCCTCGATCTCCTCCGCGCATCGGCGCCTCTTCGCCAGCAGCGCATCGCAGAACTGGCATCCCGTGGCGGCTACCCCTGCTACACGACCAGCGCCGGTTGGCTCGGCTACTCCGACGACAAGCTGCGCACGCTCCTGCAGGAGGCGGTGGACGACGGATACCGCCACTTCAAGCTGAAGGTCGGCGCCGACCTAGAGGAGGACCGTCGGCGACTGCGTGTGGCCCGCGAGATCGTCGGGTGGGACGCCGAGATCATGATCGACGCCAATCAGGTCTGGGACGTTCCCCAGGCGATCGACTGGATCAAAGAGCTGGCAGAATTCCGGCCGCTGTGGATCGAGGAGCCGACGAGCCCCGACGACGTGCTCGGGCACGCCGCCATCCGCAGGGCGGTCAGCCCGATCGGCGTCGCGAGCGGTGAGCACGGCATGAATCGCGTTCTCTTCAAGCAGATGTTCCAAGCCGAGGCGATCGACTTCTGTCAGCTGGACTCTGCCCGCCTGGCCAGCGTGAACGAGATCCTCTCCGTCTATCTCATGGCCCACAAATTCGGAGTCCCGGTGTGCCCGCACGCGGGTGGCGTCGGGCTGTGCGAGCTCGTGCAACATCTTTCCATCTTCGACTTCGTCGCCGTCTCAGGATCGCTGGACAAGCGCCTCACCGAGTACGTTGATCACCTGCACGAGCACTTCACCGATCCCGCCGTCGTCGCCGGCGGACACTACGTGCTTCCTTCGAAGCCGGGATACAGCGCAGAACTGCACGAGGAGAGCATCCAGCGGTACGAGTTCCCGACCGGCAGCTACTGGTTGGAGTCGGAGGCCGAAGAGGTGCTCGTCGTCTCGTGA